One region of Triticum aestivum cultivar Chinese Spring chromosome 6B, IWGSC CS RefSeq v2.1, whole genome shotgun sequence genomic DNA includes:
- the LOC123135084 gene encoding uncharacterized protein yields the protein MSEQAHVVTTPLGEEMLLGDSSLAEEADRVATQSREGVLPQDSSQSQQQEITVDLGPHMSIDELLKAIKGANGMPVLFVPSIDGRLKAVAVGSFGNDDNNGYADKNQKVYRSWLLLLTSLIATVTFTAGLNPPGGFWAADNTANGYVAGTSVLRDKFPTRYQFFQLSNKMAFFCSIMIIAMLATNVNNKEAVATLRHRVCFPVYVVVCIASLGASFIVGTWENCKNGIATTCGFLFILTYVSVHWVMSWIISVRRRKRTLESLV from the coding sequence ATGTCGGAACAAGCTCACGTAGTGACAACACCATTAGGGGAAGAAATGCTGCTTGGAGATTCATCGTTGGCAGAAGAAGCTGATAGAGTGGCAACACAATCAAGAGAAGGTGTGCTGCCTCAAGATTCGTCGCAGTCTCAGCAGCAAGAGATCACTGTTGACCTTGGTCCGCACATGTCGATTGATGAGTTGTTGAAAGCTATAAAAGGAGCCAATGGCATGCCGGTCCTGTTTGTGCCCTCCATCGAcgggaggctgaaagcagtagccgTGGGCAGTTTTGGGAATGACGACAACAACGGGTATGCTGACAAGAACCAGAAGGTTTACCGTTCCTGGTTATTGCTCCTAACTTCACTGATTGCCACTGTCACCTTCACTGCGGGGCTCAACCCACCCGGTGGTTTCTGGGCTGCTGACAACACGGCCAACGGGTACGTCGCTGGTACTTCAGTTTTGCGTGACAAGTTTCCCACAAGGTACCAGTTTTTTCAACTCAGTAACAAGATGGCCTTCTTCTGCTCCATAATGATCATTGCAATGCTTGccacaaatgtaaataacaaggaGGCAGTCGCAACATTAAGACATCGTGTATGCTTCCCGGTGTATGTAGTTGTTTGTATTGCGAGTTTGGGGGCTAGCTTTATCGTCGGCACGTGGGAGAACTGCAAAAATGGGATCGCCACCACATGTGGGTTTCTGTTTATCCTCACCTACGTCTCCGTGCACTGGGTTATGAGTTGGATCATTTCAGTCAGACGCCGCAAGCGGACCTTGGAATCATTGGTTTAA